The Erpetoichthys calabaricus chromosome 5, fErpCal1.3, whole genome shotgun sequence genome has a segment encoding these proteins:
- the LOC114641658 gene encoding gastrula zinc finger protein XlCGF26.1-like has protein sequence MASVNEQVVDEKLAPVKQEDCEWGTPANVCIKQEGCEERILVVKEEDSEDRIFEIKIEESEDTSVSSELLNPEMGDLFQEGICEKSHSSVQLWSADMGQLATKQDSLELKSEFSEFEKKITEGNGREQEQQASRSAGINFQENGSFSPSSLPQASFQGRLQDNQEKEKMKKSTRGSENLTSASLQCISLNTAELTQREAVSTDQQQIYNADEDALQAYRKCRKMFNSTSDCEDYELNYPRQKSYGCSECGKYNSGLNGHMRIHTGEKSYCSSECGKGFSEISSFQRHTGIDSGGKPYCCSKSGKRFFDNSALHHHTEIHTVEKPFCCSECSKRFSILSRLQRHARIHTGEKPFGCSECGKLFSERSTLEAHTRIHTGEKPYSCPECGVLYSNRSSLYEHKRIHTGEKPHICSECGKHFCNSSGLKRHMRIHTGEKPHCCSECGKRFSQVSHLQTHRRIHTGEKPYCCSECGKGFSQLSSLQRHSRIHSGE, from the exons ATGGCTTCAGTCAACGAGCAAGTCGTGGATGAAAAACTGGCACCTGTTAAacaagaggactgtgagtggggcACACCAGCGAATGTGTGTATCAAACAGGAGGGCTGTGAAGAAAGAATTCTGGTTGTTAAAGAGGAGGATTCTGAGGACAGGATTTTTGAGATTAAAATTGAGGAATCTGAAGATACCTCAGTTAGTTCTGAACTGCTAAACCCTGAAATGGGGGATTTGTTCCAGGAAGGTATTTGTGAAAAATCTCATTCCAGTGTACAGCTCTGGTCCGCTGATATGGGACAACTGGCAACCAAGCAGGATTCTCTAGAATTGAAGTCTGAGTTTTCCGAGTTTGAAAAGAAAATCACAGAAGGAAATGGAAGAGAACAAGAGCAACAGGCATCTAGAAGTGCTGGAATAA atTTCCAGGAGAATGGCAGCTTCTCCCCATCATCGCTTCCTCAAGCCTCTTTTCAAGGCAGACTACAAGATAACCAGGAAAAGGAGAAGATGAAGAAATCCACAAGAGGATCAGAGAATTTGACCTCCGCCTCTTTGCAGTGTATCTCCCTTAATACTGCCGAACTAACTCAGAGAGAGGCCGTCAGCACTGATCAACAacaaatatataatgcggatgaAGACGCCTTGCAGGCCTacagaaaatgcagaaaaatgttcaACAGCACTTCTGACTGTGAAGATTATGAATTGAATTATCCGAGACAGAAGTCAtatggctgttctgaatgtggcaaatacAACAGTGGTCTTAATGGACAcatgagaattcacactggagagaaatcGTATTGTTCTTCCGAATGTGGGAAAGGATTCTCAGAAATAAGCAGTTTTCAGAGGCACACTGGAATTGACTCTGGAgggaagccatattgctgttctaaaAGTGGAAAAAGATTCTTTGACAATAGTGCTCTTCACCATCACACTGAAATTCATACTGTAGAGAAGCCattttgttgttctgaatgtagcAAACGGTTCTCAATACTCAGCCGTCTCCAGAGGCATgcaagaatccacactggagagaaaccttttGGCTGTTCGGAATGTGGCAAACTCTTCTCTGAACGCAGCACTCTAGAGGCACACACACggattcatactggagagaaaccttattCCTGTCCTGAATGTGGTGTATTGTACTCCAACCGCAGCAGTCTTTAtgaacacaaaagaattcacactggagaaaaacctcacatttgttctgaatgtggcaaacatttCTGTAACAGCAGTGGTCTTAAGAGACAcatgagaattcacactggagagaaaccccactgctgttcagaatgtggaaaaCGTTTCTCTCAAGTAAGCCATCTTCAGACCCACAGACGGATCCACACTGGGgagaaaccttattgctgttctgaatgtgggaaaggaTTCTCGCAATTAAGCAGTCTTCAGAGGCACAGTCGAATCCACAGTGGAGAGTAA
- the LOC114641681 gene encoding gastrula zinc finger protein XlCGF26.1-like has translation MASAKDDGGSERLAHIKQEDCEWGTAEELYAKVEDSEGRISVFKQEECFKQEFCEESHSSLRHWVTNMGQLATQQNSLKLKSEFSELEEKINEGNGREEGKKQQPSRNVKMNFQECGNFFPSSSAEMSLQCTLQHTQENEKMKKNSTRGSETLTSASFRCSSLPARETIDTEEQQWHSTDQEALYTAGAFGQTFKNKSDCKDLKLNQKRPKPYCCTKCGKQFTISCNLQRHMRIHTGKNMHCCSESGKRLCDSLALQRQNRIHTGEKPYGCTECGKRFNKRCHLQSHTRIHTGEKPYGCSECGKRFTESSTLQRHKILHTGEKPYCCSECGKRFTIISLLQSHTRIHTGEKPYCCCECDKSFPDSRGLQRHTRFHTGEEPNGCVECGKRFIESCLLQGHTRIHTGEKPYCCSECGKRLSDIYSLQRHKRMHTGEKLYGCTECGKRFTDSSHLQAHTRIHTGERPFCCSECSKRFSDSSSLQRHTRIHTGEKPYGCAECGKRFTVSSSLQKHKVIHTGEKPYGCSECDKQFSRSSSLQRHLRIHKGCKLKGVINEVVQENPCD, from the exons ATGGCCTCGGCCAAAGATGACGGCGGGAGTGAACGACTGGCACACATTAAAcaggaggactgtgagtggggtACAGCAGAGGAATTGTATGCGAAGGTGGAGGACTCTGAAGGAAGAATCTCGGTTTTTAAACAGGAGGAGTGCTTCAAACAAGAGTTTTGTGAAGAATCTCATTCAAGTTTACGGCATTGGGTTACTAATATGGGACAGCTGGCTACCCAACAAAATTCTTTGAAACTGAAATCGGAGTTCTCTGAGCTTGAAGAGAAAATCAATGAAGGAAATGggagagaagaaggaaagaagCAGCAACCATCTAGGAATGTGAAAATGA ATTTTCAAGAATGTGGCAACTTCTTCCCGTCTTCATCTGCTGAGATGTCTCTTCAGTGCACACTGCAACACACACAGGAAAACGagaaaatgaagaagaattcAACAAGAGGATCAGAAACTTTAACATCAGCTTCCTTCCGGTGTAGTTCTCTTCCTGCAAGAGAAACCATCGATACTGAAGAACAACAATGGCATAGCACAGACCAAGAGGCCTTGTACACTGCCGGAGCATTTGGACaaacctttaaaaacaaatctgacTGTAAAGATCTCAAGTTGAATCAAAAAAGACCAAAGCCATATTGCTGCACTAAGTGTGGAAAACAATTCACTATCAGTTGCAATCTTCAGAGGCACATGAGAATCCATACTGGAAAAAATATGCATTGCTGCTCTGAAAGTGGCAAACGACTTTGTGACAGTCTTGCTCTCCAAAGACAGAacagaatccacactggagaaaagccatacggCTGTACAGAGTGTGGAAAAAGATTCAACAAAAGATGCCATCTTCAGagccacacaagaattcacactggagaaaagccatatggatgttctgaatgtggtaaaagatTCACAGAGAGTAGCACCCTTCAGAGGCACAAAATacttcatactggagagaagccatactgctgctctgaatgtggcaaacgattcaccATCATTAGCCTTCTTCAGAgccacacaagaattcatactggggagaagccatattgctgctgtGAATGTGACAAAAGCTTTCCTGACAGTCGTGGTCTCCAAAGACATACAAGATTCCACACTGGCGAAGAACCAAATGGCTGTgttgaatgtggcaaaagattcatCGAAAGTTGCCTTCTTCAGGGTCACACGAGAATTCATACTGgtgagaaaccatattgctgttctgaatgtgggaaacgacTTTCTGACATTTACAGTCTCCAAAGGCATAAAAGAatgcacactggagaaaagctgtatggctgtactgaatgtggtaaacgcTTTACTGACAGTAGCCATCTTCAGGCACACAcacgaattcatactggagaaaggCCCTTCTGCTGCTCTGAATGTAGCAAAAGATTTTCTGACAGTTCCAGTCTCCAAAGACATACAAGAATCCATACAGGAGAAAAACCCTATGGCTGTGCTGAATGTGGTAAAAGGTTCACTGTAAGTAGCAGTCTTCAGAAGCACAAAGtcattcatactggagagaagccatatggctgttctgaatgtgacaaacAATTCTCTAGAAGCAGCAGTCTTCAGCGTCACCTAAGAATTCATAAAGGGTGCAAACTTAAGGGAGTAATAAATGAAGTAGTGCAAGAGAACCCTTGTGACTGA